aattattttgaatagaaaactattttgtttagcTATGATTACTTCTAATAGATAAAAAcgtaacatttttaataaaaaatttttcgatcTGTATTATGTTTCAACGATAATTTCTTATGATAAATCTTAGTTTCTaacaatgaataaatatttgttgaacTTACTTGGAATCTATTGTTTCCAACTATAGATACTGGTCCAATCTGTCTATCGAAAGCGGCATATAGATTTCCAATATTCCCAGATTTACATTTAACAGAAAAGTCGGCAATATAAGCGATATTTCTAACAATTGTAGCATCCAACGTTGTGAAAGATGTAGAAATAATTTCTGGATTTGAACAACCCAAACAAAGGCTACAGGACATAGCCATGAAAAAAGAGATGAGTGTTTTTTTCGCCATGGTGTTTCTTTACAAGTATAATTCAAACTAATCAGTCTTAAATATGTCACACTTTAAAAGTGAAAGACTAAACCACCTCAGCAGCCACGTAAAAGTGAAGTTTCTCCAAGTTGGTTATGTTCAACTCCAGCTGAGACAGATAGAATTATGAAACCATGAGAGTGAAACAAAGATAGAAGGTTAAATTCACTCTACACGAACATTTGTGAATGTGACAACAAATTAACTCGTGGCTACAAACCATCTGTGCTCGTGACTAcaagataataaattattagttttgcTGGCGGTAGAGATCCCGAACATGTTAAATCATCAGATACATTCGTGTTAATGGccatttttgctatatttatCACGAATTAAGTTCTATCCTGAGTTTTTCTACTTACTTGTAATTAAAAAGTCGTGGTAGTTGAATTAGTACTTACAGTATCAAAGTTCGTAAATCGTTTGTGAAAAAATAGATGTTCGGAACATATTCAGAGTATGCACTTTTGACACgttcagaaaatattcaaaatgtattgaaattaaataccgCGAACAAagtaatttaatacaaaatttggtACCTTTAAGGTATTATCAATTAAATACTACGTTTAATTTCGCATTACCCTGATGCTGTAGTGTAAAAATATAACGTAAATAATGTTTAAACTTTAacgaatattataaataatctaactaaaaataatatattattaattggaAAGCAAAACAGCATTTTGAAACTTAGATATTGTGTAATATTTACTTCAAGAATAAGACCAGGGTAGTTATATatgttaataacaattatattGTTAGACttaaattatcgaaaattttatggacttttaaataaaacaagaaatttctTTGAATTCACCACATTTGTTACTAACGTAGAAATCAATGTTGTTTGCTTACACGAATTCAGTTTTGAGAATGAACATATTCTATACCATTTAATGTTtagttttgataatatttaaccATTTAATGTCCCATTAAGAAATTTTAAACCATTTAAGGtttaattttgaagataatcGGCAATTTAAGATTCAATTAGAAAGTTCCAAATCGTTTTAGGCTTACtttcgaaaatattaaaatctctATTAGCAAATTCTAAACCATTTAAtgtttagttttgaaaatattcagcCATTTTAGgttgaattggaaaattttaaaccATTCAAGGttcacttttgaaaatattcaaccaTTATAGGTTCAATTAGCAAATTTTAAACCATTTAATGTTATGATAATATTCAACCATTTaagattccataaaaaaaatttaaaccattTAAGGTATAATTTTGAAGATAATCAGCAATTTAATGTTCAAATAGGAAATTCCAAACTGTTTAAGGCTTAGTTTTGGAAATCTTCAACATCAGAAACAATTGGATATAACTGGAAAGGTTTGATATTGGAATTTCTACTCAAAACGTGGATCTTAGAAGCGTTGTGGACTAATAAAGATGTAACAGAAGTCACATCAgtgacattttttcatttccagtCTTTAAAAGCGGTCATTACTGCTTtgcaattaattttcatatgcCCCAAACAATTTCATTTGTCCTGTGTAGTAAAATTACATCCACACCAATAACTGGATGAAAACTACATCGAATAAGAGTAGAGAAAAaggaatataaaattaaaagctagagataaaatatgaatattgtataatttattatacatttttatatataaaatgtaaattttacaAATGCATTTTTGTAAGTACGGAATTACAATTAAtactttggaaaaaataaatatcaaaatacttCGGGTACATAATTATTTGATAAcatatgaaaacaaatttatcagTTTCCTATCAAAGTCGTTTCCCAATAGTTTGCACATGGAATCCTATTTCAATAAGGGCTTGGTGGTCCAATATTTTTCTACCGTCGAATACATACGCCGGTTTCATCATATTTGCATAAATTTGCTTATAATCTAATCcctataaaacaataaattagaaTCAATAATAACAcgtttttgtgaaattttttttaaaatggaatttgATATATCCTATAACAActtatattatatcaaaattgtataaatCAATATCACGAGAATTCCAAATAGGACGAGGTCTCAGGCAAGGACACACCCCCTCGTGTACCCTCTTCAACCTAACACTGGAACAAGTCATCAGAAATATCGAAGTTAATAAGGGAGGAACTCTGCTCAATTAAAGGTGCAGTACATGGCCCAAGCTGCTGACATTGATCTATAGAGTCGAATGGAGCGTGAACTGAAGGAGCAGCTGGAGGAGGAATCCTGTAACGAGTCAAAACAAAATACATGGTTATATCAAGAAACAGAAGAACTCCCCCGGGGGCTTTCGAAGTACCTGGAATCACTACTAAAGTCACAATTACTGAATTGGAGAACGAAAAAGCGGATCTATCGCACAATTCTACGCCCGGTTGTCATCTACGCTAGCGAGACTTGGTTGTAGAACAGCCGAGAGGAGCGTGTGACGCAGCCATAAAAACACCGAGTTCTATGAAGACCCCAGCATGATGACAGAAGTCAAGAGGTTCAGACTCAGATGGCTAGGGGGTTGCTTAAAGCGTACCGACAGAAGCCCGAGGGCCGGCCACCGCGGAAACGATAGCTGGATGATGTCGATGGGAGCTAGGTGTAAGGGAGTGGAGACGCCGATCGTTGGACCATTATGAGTGGAGAAATGTGGTAGACGAGGCCAAGGTTCTTTTACGGCCGTAGTGCCAGTGGGTGGTGGTGATATTAAAGTAACCCAAACAGAAACATTGtacaaatatacataatatcaacATATGTAggttcaaatatttaaaagattaattctattgtttgttatatttatgataaatggaatattatgggatcaaacaatataaaacgAATATATGACACGATCCCTAAATAATCAACGGAAAAAAGATTAATGGAATGTAGTTGTGGGCAAATCCATGAGGAACTGGATGAGACCTAATAGTATAAGGGAGATAAGGAGAGCTAGACACatattgaaaccaaataacGAATCTAGTATGGTCgcatatatgaaaaaagttttaaatgtaGACTCTAGAAGGAAAAAGGAGAAAATGAAGAAGCTGGAAAGAGGGCATAGATTAGGAAATGCAGGAGAGAGAACTAATAGAAGATTTATGACAGGATAGAGACGGATAGCTTTATACTTACGATGAATTCATCCCATTCTGTACATAGCACAATAGCATGACACTCTTTTGAAGCATTGTACGCGTCATCATATATAGAAATACGTTTTCTAATCACTTCAGGCTCTTCACATATTTGAGGATTTGTCAAATCTTCATCGATTTGTTCCCTATCAACCTTGAATTTAGACGAATTATCATCCTAAAATTGTTTTACTATGTCATTTTATTACCTTAGGATCATAGATCCTGATGAAGGCGCCCTCATCTAGTAACGTCTTAGCTACATGTATAGCCGGACTCTCTCTGGTATCTCCTGTATTTTTCTTGAAAGCGAATCCCAGAATACAAATATTCTTTCCACTCAACGTATTGAAACaagattctattatttttgtgGTGAAACgatgtttttgatattcattcaTATCTATCACTTGTTGCCAATAAGCAGCTACTTCTGGTAAATTCAAACATTCACaaatataaactaaatttaatatgTCTTTTTGGAAACAGCTACCTCCAAAACCtaaaaatagtgaataaaattgttatattacaaaaaaattgagccTGTAACGAATTATTACTACTATttgaagtttcaatttttttcttcttataatcTAACCTTTTTCTATATAATCACGTAGTTACTGAATAGTCCAAAACGTTCTGGAACTTTCTGAGAATATTTTAAGGTATAGAGGCAGCGCACACGACAAGTGAggaaaaagtcaaaattttgtaaatttcatttcttcaaacattttgaatattcctttgttcacgttaGAAGGATTCAATAAAACTCAAGATTAgttgctaaatcgtcctctactatttttattataaacgtGTATAAATTTAAGtgaatttagtaaaattttattattctttatattcactcgaaagtttttcaaatatcttttcaactttgatttctttattatagttcttacaaaaaattccagttatcttTATTAAATTCcttgtgttttttaaattttgtataatagtttgtgtaaattcgtattttctatttatttggggaacagaacAAATTcctttttgattatattttaaataaataagaattcagtttttttacatGTTAGAGTATAAGCTCTATTCTGTTCCCGTTCccttccattttattttttttgcctACAGTTCTACAGCTGTCAAGTTGAGAATTCAACAAAGGATTCAACTGGCGCACCACAACAAATACAACTCCAATATatgggaatccagttgagggctgcaaccatccctGATTTCCATAAATAAGTCTCGgtcttatataaatatatataaatctgagttattttttgtttagaactgttttttattagttttcctCTTTTGAATACGCAGTTAATGcggatttattgtttttttaataaacttttttatccctaaaactttattttattgttcacagcaataaatattaatttgtataatCGTGTCCGTGgatagtttaattttttattattttaatctgCAAGTTGTTCCcattttccaatttaatattaattgttcacctcATCTAAGTactagttatttatataatttaactcAGGCCGAATACTACCACTTCCTGAAGAAGTCTCCTGCCGGTAAAGTAAGGttataattcacaaaaacatcgaattttctACATTATCATTGTTAGAATAAGTACATAATGCCAAGATGTTTGTGccaaattaaaaagaaattctgttaaaataattctaattgGACAATGTTACTCACCAACtgaagcttgtaaaaatttggAACCAATTCTAGAATCCAATCCTACAGCCCTAGCTACTTCAGATACGTCCGCACCTGTAGCTTCACATACCGCTGAAAGTGAATTAATACTAGAAATTCGTTGAGCCAGCATTGCATTAGCTGCctaaaatagataataattgaatcaattgagttttgctgaattttttttcaatctagtGAATCTcattttttggttagattaaCATGAATTATTTCGTCACACAACATAGGTTCCCATAAGAAAATGCTGACGACATGCATGCCTGAAGCAGATTTGCAAAAACTCCAGCAAAATCGTCGATGATCTCAAGAACAATAATATAAAAGGCAGTCTTAAACTCGCTTTCATTTCAGTAACATTGTAATTGTctccattgtttttattaattgttataaaaatgtttttaaaaagctaCTTGTGGAGTTCTATTTTATGTtacgaaattattaaatttgattatggCACTCATTTGGGTTAAAGGATTTGGTAATGAAACAGCTGATCGATTAGCAAAAGATTCAGTACTAAATGGAGTTTTTTGTAACGTATATGTACTTTACCCTCACCtccaaactatattttttgataataaacgaaattttaCTCAGCAAGTATACTTAGAAAGAATACTGGTCATGGGGATACCCCGCCAATCTTGTCAACTTGGGTATTATACAACACCATCTGTACCTGTACCTTTGATAATTCTTGCGCTAacttcaaatacattttttcgaaTGCAGCAATCTTAATAATGAAACAAACAATAGAGTACTTGcgtggtttgagaaaaaaaaattttttatagtttatatacaacttttgttatcattttttttaatacatgaccaattcatttgaaaaaatcgatttttttgcatattatcaAAGCTTAGACTCTTTGAAATTtggtggaaatattttttatatatcacgTGTGCCttggattttaaaaaatttcaatttggagtgatgttaaaaaatttgaaaaggacaaagttgatatttcaaataaacgccattttgtgaattttttttttggctatttttagtgataaaaagttttttcaaacataatttCGTTAGGCTTTTCAAAAGCTACAAGACTATGTGAATTAAATTCCTTGATATCTCCTAATTTTTAAACGTGTGAGTTTAAAGAGCTCGGATAAGGTGGTGTTTGCTCGTAAATATATATCgccaaatattcaatatatgcaaaatgtatacacagaaaaattttagttataaaaaaactacaatttattattgcgtaatttttttcctatttccaGCATTTTATAGTAAAGggtgaaaaatagaaaattgtaaaaaaatcgtTAGCTCTTCAAACTCCAATTTGACTAAAATTACGAATTTTCAATTGGTCAAATTTCGTGAGTGTATTGATAAGACATATATAAAAAGAATCACAGAAGGGTGATGATCTATTTTTATTAGGGGGTTGTTTTTACTGTTATATCGTAGAAAAAAGTTGGAACCGATCTAATATTGATCATAAGTCACTCAATTTTCATGTtagagatttttttttattttaaaggtCTAATTATATACTTTAAGAAagattctatgaatttttctcGGAAAATGCAAAGTTTTCCTGTTATTTGgatcgaatttttcaaattattgatttaacCAAAAACACTAACCAATA
This portion of the Diorhabda sublineata isolate icDioSubl1.1 chromosome X, icDioSubl1.1, whole genome shotgun sequence genome encodes:
- the LOC130451711 gene encoding UDP-glucose 6-dehydrogenase, producing MTIKNICCLGAGYVGGPTCSVIALRCPEIKVTVADLSKERIAQWNSDKLPIYEPGLDDVVKTCRGKNLFFSNDIEESILEADLIFISVNTPTKIMGNGKGRAADLKYVEGAARMIANIAKSNKIVVEKSTVPVRAAESIANILKANQKPGVTYQILSNPEFLAEGTAINDLLNADRVLIGGEDTELGRAAIEELCTIYQHWVPRKNIVTMNTWSSELSKLAANAMLAQRISSINSLSAVCEATGADVSEVARAVGLDSRIGSKFLQASVGFGGSCFQKDILNLVYICECLNLPEVAAYWQQVIDMNEYQKHRFTTKIIESCFNTLSGKNICILGFAFKKNTGDTRESPAIHVAKTLLDEGAFIRIYDPKVDREQIDEDLTNPQICEEPEVIRKRISIYDDAYNASKECHAIVLCTEWDEFIGLDYKQIYANMMKPAYVFDGRKILDHQALIEIGFHVQTIGKRL